The genomic window CGGGCGCCCCTTCTTGGGGAGCTCCACGAAGACCACGTCCCCGAGCTGGTCCTGGGCGTAGTGGGTGATCCCGACGCGCCCTCGGTCCCCTTCGATCTTGACCCACTCGTGCTCGCGCGTGTACTTCAGGCCCTCGGGGTTCGTCATGCGCACCTCCCGCTCGAGAGGGATCATGGGCGGCGCCCGCCGCCCGGCCGCGGCGCCGCTACTTTTTTGGACGCTTGTAGAAGGGGGTGGGGACCACCCGAGCCCGGACGGGCTGCTCCCGGATGAGGATGTCGAACTCGGTTCCGATGGCGGCGGAGGCGGCCTCGACGTACCCCAGGCCAATGGCCTTCCCTAGGAAGGGAGCGGGGCCACCGCTGGTCACCTCCCCGATGGGCCGGCCGTCCTTGAGGATCTTGTAGTGAGAGCGGGCGATCCCCCGGCCCACCATCTCGAACCCGACGAGCTTCCGAGCGACCCCCTCCGTCCTCTGCCGGGCCAGCACCTCCCGGCCCAGGAACTCCCCCTTCTCCCACTTCACGATCCAGCCCAGGTCCGCCTCCAGGACCGTGTGCCGGTCATCAATGTCGTTGCCGTAGAGGGCCATCTTGGCCTCGAGGCGCAGGGTGTCCCGCGCCCCCAGGCCGCAGGGGAGGAGCCCCGCCGCCTTCCCTTGGGTGAGGAGCGCCTCCCAGAGCCGCTCGGCCTGGGGGGCCGGCAGGTAGATCTCGAAACCGTCCTCCCCGGTGTAGCCGGTGCGGGAGATCCGCGCCTCCAGGCCGGCCACGCGCCCGGAGGTAAACCAGTAATACCTCAGGGCCCCCAGGTCTACGGGCGTCAGGGGTTGCAGGATCTCTCGGGCCCTGGGCCCCTGGAGCGCGAGCAGGGCGGTCTCGTCGCTGATGTTCACGACCGTGGCCCGGCCCTTGAGGTGCTCCCG from Candidatus Methylomirabilis sp. includes these protein-coding regions:
- the gcvT gene encoding glycine cleavage system aminomethyltransferase GcvT → MSAPEGPLKRTPLNRVHHAMGAKMVPFGGWDMPVQYSGILDEHRAVRTAAGLFDVSHMGEFEIAGPEALPALQRLITNDASRLAPGQIQYAALTYPNGTFVDDLTVYRVGESQFMLTVNAANIEKDFAWIREHLKGRATVVNISDETALLALQGPRAREILQPLTPVDLGALRYYWFTSGRVAGLEARISRTGYTGEDGFEIYLPAPQAERLWEALLTQGKAAGLLPCGLGARDTLRLEAKMALYGNDIDDRHTVLEADLGWIVKWEKGEFLGREVLARQRTEGVARKLVGFEMVGRGIARSHYKILKDGRPIGEVTSGGPAPFLGKAIGLGYVEAASAAIGTEFDILIREQPVRARVVPTPFYKRPKK